A window of Gadus chalcogrammus isolate NIFS_2021 chromosome 16, NIFS_Gcha_1.0, whole genome shotgun sequence contains these coding sequences:
- the med29 gene encoding mediator of RNA polymerase II transcription subunit 29, protein MAAQQQQQGVGAVPPTGMQQATSIQQQLSQQQDVDPVQRFKMLIPQLKESLQFVMTIASSNLGHNTAIDNGVKTNDLPAQRFDKSLEEFYALCDQLELCLRLAYECLSQSIDSAKHSPNLVPTATKPDTVQNESLSYSQYLGMIKSQISCAKDIHNALLECSKKIAGKGQPQGIMQ, encoded by the exons ATGGCAgcgcagcaacagcagcagggtGTAGGAGCGGTTCCGCCGACCGGGATGCAGCAAGCTACGTCTATACAGCAACAACTTAGTCAACAACAAGACGTGGACCCGGTCCAGAGGTTCAAGATGTTGATCCCGCAGCTGAAGGAGAGCCTGCAG TTTGTCATGACGATCGCGTCTTCGAATTTGGGACACAACACTGCAATTGATAATGGGGT AAAAACCAACGATCTCCCCGCACAACGCTTTGACAAAAGTCTGGAGGAGTTTTATGCCCTTTGTGATCAACTTGAACTCTGCCTg CGGCTGGCCTACGAGTGCCTCTCCCAGAGTATAGACAGTGCTAAACACTCCCCCAACCTGGTCCCCACAGCCACCAAGCCCGACACGGTGCAGAACGAGTCACTGTCGTACTCCCAGTACCTTGGCATGATCAAGTCTCAGATCTCTTGTGCCAAAGACATCCACAACGCTCTGCTGGAATGCTCTAAGAAGATCGCAGGAAAGGGACAGCCACAAGGGATCATGCAGTAG